A region from the Benincasa hispida cultivar B227 chromosome 8, ASM972705v1, whole genome shotgun sequence genome encodes:
- the LOC120082597 gene encoding DExH-box ATP-dependent RNA helicase DExH14 isoform X1 has product MLFQIPRLTSSLREPFDVDQAYLHRKLLLQNHKPTHSVASSGESELARKIVYQWDEASFEVRQAYKQFIAGVVGLVDREVPSEELGEVALTIYCLFGEQKEDNDLDYTAKNMEELQKLIGNTVSDARLQKVISLAQKLFILQPRDHATTLLAEKHVNKGGSDVEFGADLAFREPTRFMVDVSLENSDLPGKDITAPTFDDRQHMLDDSINFDHSTERGKLNLSWLRDACDEITRKSTSQLSLDELAMAICRVLHSEKPGEEIAADLLDIVGDGAFEFVQDLISHRRELVDDIHHGLTIIKSEKTNSSSQSRMPSYGTQVTVQTESERQIDKLRRKEEKKNKRGTEYGSESDFSAISFSSLVQASQRKNPFDDLIGSGEGTNSLTVSALPQGTQRKHFKGYEEVIIPPIPAAQMKPGEKLIEIKELDDFAQAAFRGFKYLNRIQSRIFDTVYNTNENILVCAPTGAGKTNIAMISILHEISQHFKDGYLHKDEFKIVYVAPMKALAAEVTSTFSHRLSPLNVTVRELTGDMQLSKNELEETQMIVTTPEKWDVITRKSSDMSLSMLVKLLIIDEVHLLNDDRGPVIEALVARTLRQVESTQTMIRIVGLSATLPNYLEVAQFLRVNPGTGLFFFDSSYRPVPLAQQYIGISEHNFAARNELLNEICYKKVVDSLKHGHQAMVFVHSRKDTAKTAEKLVEIGRKYDDLELFKNDAHPQFGIIKKEVIKSRNKDLVELFNFGIGVHHAGMLRSDRGLTERLFSDGLLKVLVCTATLAWGVNLPAHTVVIKGTQLYDPKAGGWRDLGMLDVMQIFGRAGRPQFDKSGEGIIITSHDKLAHYLRLLTSQLPIESQFIGSLKDNLNAEVALGTVTNVKEACAWLGYTYLFIRMRLNPLAYGIVWDEVMADPSLSSKQRALITDAARALDKSKMMRFDEKSGNFYCTELGRIASHFYIQYSSVETYNEMLRRHMNDSEIIDMVAHSSEFENIVVRDEEQSELEMSVRTSCPLEVKGGPSNKHGKISILIQLYISRGSIDTFSLVSDAAYISASLARIMRALFEICLRRGWCEMTSFMLEYCKAVDRRIWPHQHPLRQFDKDLSSDILRKLEEREADLDRLQEMQEKDIGALIRYAPGGRLVKQYLGYFPLIQLSATVSPITRTVLKVEVVITADFIWKDRFHGGSQRWWILVEDNENDHIYHSELFTLAKKKAREPQRLSFTVPIFEPHPPQYYIHAVSDSWLQAEAFYTISFQNLALPEARTSHTELLDLKPLPITALGNRSYESLYKFSHFNPIQTQIFHVLYHTDDNILLGAPTGSGKTISAELAMLRLFNTQPDMKVVYIAPLKAIVRERMNDWKNGLVSRLGKKMVEMTGDFTPDLMALLSADIIISTPEKWDGISRNWHSRSYVTKVGLMILDEIHLLGADRGPILEVIVSRMRYISSQTERKVRFVGLSTALANASDLGDWLGVGENGLFNFKPSVRPVPLEVHIQGYPGKFYCPRMNSMNKPTYAAICTHSPTKPVLIFVSSRRQTRLTALDLIQFAASDEHPRQFLNMAEEELQMILCQVIDQNLRHTLQFGIGLHHAGLNDGDRSMVEELFANNKIQVLVCTSTLAWGVNLPAHLVIIKGTEYYDGKSKRYIDFPITDILQMMGRAGRPQYDQHGKAVILVHEPKKSFYKKFLYEPFPVESSLKEQLHDHINAEIVSGTICHKEDAVHYLSWTYLFRRLMVNPAYYGLDSMEPEILSSYLSRLVQSTFEDLEDSGCIKMNEDSVEPMMLGSIASQYYLSYITLSMFGSNIGPDTSLEVFLHILSAASEYDELPVRHNEENYNAALSERVRYKVDKDRLDDPHVKANLLFQAHFSQLELPISDYITDLKSVLDQSIRIIQAMIDICANSGWLSSSITCMRLLQMVMQGLWFDVDSALWMLPCMNDDLASLLKQTGYHTLQQLLDLPKTALQNLIGNFPASKLTQDLQIFPRVQMKIKLQRKDDDVEKAPSLSIRLEKISSRKNRTRAYAPRFPKMKDEAWWLVLGNTSTSELYALKRVSFSDRLVTTMQLPPKRNDFQEMKLILVSDCYLGYEQEYSIKELISGSS; this is encoded by the exons ATGTTGTTTCAGATTCCTCGATTGACCAGCTCCCTCAGGGAGCCATTCGATGTCGACCAGGCGTATCTCCATCGCAAGCTCCTTCTTCAGAATCACAAACCGACCCA TTCCGTAGCTTCATCGGGCGAGTCAGAGCTAGCACGGAAGATAGTGTATCAATGGGATGAAG CATCCTTTGAAGTTCGACAAGCCTATAAGCAGTTCATTGCGGGAGTTGTTGGGTTGGTGGACAGAGAAGTGCCATCCGAGGAGCTTGGTGAGGTAGCACTGACTATCTATTGCCTTTTTGGCGAGCAGAAAGAAGATAATGATCTTGACTATACTGCCAAAAACAT GGAAGAACTGCAAAAGCTTATTGGCAATACAGTTTCAGATGCTAGGCTGCAAAAAGTTATTTCTCTAGCTCAGAAACTATTTATCTTGCAGCCAAGGGATCATGCAACTACATTGCTGGCAGAGAAGCATGTTAACAAGGGTGGCTCCGATGTAGAGTTTGGCGCTGATCTTGCTTTTAGAGAACCTACTAGGTTTATGGTGGATGTGTCTCTGGAAAATTCAGATTTACCAGGCAAGGATATTACTGCACCTACATTTGATGACAGACAACACATGCTTGATGATTCCATAAACTTTGATCACTCTACTGAAAGAGGAAAGTTAAATTTGAGTTGGTTGAGGGATGCGTGTGACGAGATAACAAGAAAAAGTACCTCACAACTTTCCCTTGATGAACTTGCAATGGCCATTTGCCGAGTCCTTCATTCAGAAAAACCTGGCGAGGAG ATAGCTGCAGATCTATTGGATATTGTTGGTGATGGAGCATTTGAGTTTGTTCAAGATCTTATTTCT CACCGAAGGGAACTTGTTGATGATATTCATCATGGGTTAACAATAATAAAATCTGAAAAGACAAATTCAAGCTCACAATCACGAATGCCTAGCTATGGAACTCAG GTTACTGTTCAAACAGAATCAGAGAGGCAAATTGATAAGCTTCGACgtaaggaagaaaagaaaaataaacgaGGAACTGAATATGGTTCAGAAAGTGATTTTTCTGCTATAAGCTTTTCTTCTCTAGTTCAAGCAAGTCAAAGGAAAAATCCATTTGACGATCTTATTGGATCTGGTGAGGGCACTAACTCCCTTACTGTCAGTGCCCTCCCTCAAGGAACACAAAGGAAGCATTTTAAGGGATATGAGGAGGTAATTATCCCTCCAATCCCAGCAGCTCAAATGAAACCTGGAGAAAAGCtg ATTGAAATAAAGGAGTTGGATGATTTTGCTCAAGCTGCTTTTCGCGGATTCAAATACTTAAATCGTATACAGAGTCGCATTTTTGACACTGTTTATAACACTAATGAGAATATACTA gtCTGTGCTCCAACAGGGGCTGGGAAAACTAATATAGCCATGATCTCCATTCTCCACGAG ATTTCACAGCACTTCAAAGATGGATATTTGCATAAAGatgaatttaaaatagtttatgtTGCTCCTATGAAG GCATTGGCTGCAGAGGTCACATCTACTTTTAGTCATCGTTTATCACCCTTGAATGTTACTGTAAGAGAACTAACTGGAGACATGCAACTTTCAAAGAATGAACTTGAAGAAACTCAG ATGATAGTAACAACACCTGAGAAATGGGATGTCATTACTCGCAAAAGCAGCGACATGTCGCTGTCGATGTTAGTcaaactcttaattattgatgaGGTACATCTTTTAAATGATGACCGAGGGCCTGTAATTGAGGCACTAGTTGCACGAACTCTTCGTCAG GTGGAGTCAACACAAACAATGATACGTATTGTTGGCCTTTCAGCCACCCTCCCTAATTACTTAGAG GTTGCACAGTTTCTTAGAGTGAATCCAGGAACAGGACTTTTCTTCTTTGATTCTAGCTACCGTCCCGTTCCTCTTGCACAACAATATATTGGTATCAGCGAGCATAACTTCGCAGCTCGCAATGAATTGTTAAATGAAATATGCTATAAGAAG GTTGTTGATTCATTAAAGCATGGGCATCAAGCAATGGTGTTTGTTCATTCTCGAAAGGACACAGCAAAGACAGCAGAGAAACTG GTCGAAATTGGTCGAAAGTATGATGATCTCGAGCTATTTAAGAATGATGCACACCCACAATTTGGTATTATCAAG AAAGAAGTCATCAAATCCAGGAATAAAGATCTAGTAGAACTTTTTAATTTTGGGATTGGTGTACATCATGCTGGAATGCTACGCTCTGATAGAGGTTTAACTGAAAGGCTTTTCTCCGATGGACTGTTGAAG GTTCTTGTTTGTACAGCTACCTTAGCATGGGGTGTAAATCTGCCTGCTCATACGGTTGTTATAAAG GGCACCCAACTGTATGATCCAAAAGCTGGTGGATGGCGAGATTTGGGTATGCTTGATGTCATGCAG ATTTTTGGACGAGCTGGGAGACCTCAGTTTGACAAAAGTGGTGAAGGCATCATAATTACATCTCACGATAAACTTGCCCATTATTTGCGATTGCTTACAAGTCAGCTCCCCATAGAGAGTCAG TTTATTGGTTCTTTGAAAGATAATTTGAATGCGGAGGTTGCACTGGGTACTGTAACGAATGTGAAGGAAGCTTGTGCCTGGCTTGGATATACATATCTATTTATAAGGATGAGACTAAATCCTTTGGCATATGGTATCGTATGGGATGAG GTCATGGCAGATCCATCTTTGAGCTCAAAGCAAAGAGCTCTCATAACAGATGCTGCACGTGCACTTGACAAATCAAAGATGATGCGTTTTGATGAAAAAAGTGGCAACTTTTATTGTACAGAGCTCGGCCGCATTGCCAGCCACTTCTATATTCAGTATTCCAGTGTTGAAACATATAATGAGATGTTGAGACGTCATATGAATGACAGTGAG ATTATTGACATGGTTGCTCATTCTTCTGAGTTTGAGAATATTGTTGTTCGGGATGAGGAGCAGAGTGAGCTGGAGATGTCAGTACGAACATCATGCCCCTTGGAAGTTAAAGGTGGCCCATCAAATAAACATGGAAAAATTTCCATCCTTATTCAG TTGTACATTTCCAGAGGTTCCATTGATACCTTCTCATTAGTCTCCGATGCTGCTTATATAAGTGCTAGCTTGGCTCGTATTATGCGAGCTCTATTCGAAATATGTTTGAGAAGGGGTTGGTGTGAAATGACTTCGTTCATGTTGGAATACTGCAAAGCTGTTGATCGTCGAATATGGCCACACCAGCATCCTCTAAGACAATTTGACAAGGATCTTTCTTCAGAT ATATTGCGCAAGCTTGAGGAGCGAGAGGCTGACTTGGATCGTTTACAGGAGATGCAGGAAAAAGACATAGGAGCATTGATCCGTTATGCACCTGGTGGAAGA TTGGTTAAGCAGTATTTAGGTTATTTTCCACTAATCCAGTTATCAGCAACTGTCAGTCCAATAACAAGAACAGTCCTGAAG GTTGAGGTGGTCATAACGGCCGACTTCATATGGAAAGATCGTTTTCATGGTGGTTCACAACGCTGGTGGATACTAGTTGAG GACAACGAGAATGACCATATTTATCACTCTGAGCTTTTCACTCTGGCAAAGAAGAAGGCTAGAGAGCCTCAAAGGCTTTCCTTCACAGTCCCAATATTTGAGCCACATCCACCTCAATATTATATTCATGCCGTTTCTGACTCCTGGCTGCAAGCAGAAGCATTTTACACCATATCTTTCCAAAATTTAGCGTTACCGGAG GCCCGTACGTCACACACTGAGCTCCTAGACTTAAAACCTCTTCCAATAACTGCTCTTGGTAACAGAAGTTACGAATCCCTGTAtaaattttcacattttaaCCCAATACAAACCCAG ATTTTTCATGTGTTGTATCATACAGATGATAACATTCTGTTGGGTGCTCCCACTGGGAGTGGAAAAACCATATCTGCTGAACTTGCTATGCTTCGTCTCTTCAATACACAGCCTGATATGAAG GTTGTTTACATAGCACCTTTGAAGGCCATTGTTCGTGAAAGAATGAATGACTGGAAAAATGGTCTTGTTTCTCGGCTCGGCAAAAAAATG GTTGAAATGACTGGAGATTTTACCCCTGATTTGATGGCACTTCTGTCAGCAGATATTATAATATCAACCCCCGAAAAGTGGGATGGTATTAGTAGAAATTGGCATAGTCGAAGCTATGTTACGAAG GTTGGACTAATGATTCTGGATGAGATCCACTTATTGGGAGCAGATCGTGGTCCCATCCTTGAG GTTATTGTTTCAAGGATGAGGTATATATCATCACAGACTGAGCGAAAAGTTAGATTTGTAGGCCTTTCAACTGCTTTAGCGAATGCAAG tGATTTGGGTGACTGGTTAGGTGTTGGAGAAAATGGACTTTTCAATTTCAAACCAAGCGTAAGGCCAGTGCCTCTTGAAGTTCATATCCAG GGATATCCTGGAAAGTTCTACTGCCCTAGGATGAACAGTATGAATAAACCAACTTATGCTGCCATCTGCACCCATTCACCAACCAAGCCAGTTCTTATATTCGTCTCATCTCGTCGTCAAACAAGACTCACAGCATTGGATCTTATTCAG TTTGCAGCTTCAGATGAGCATCCAAGGCAATTTCTTAATATGGCCGAAGAAGAGCTTCAGATGATCCTTTGTCAAGTTATCGATCAAAATCTCAGGCACACCTTGCAGTTTGGTATTGGGCTACACCATGCAGGTCTAAATGATGGGGATAGGTCTATGGTTGAGGAACTGTTTGCAAACAACAAAATTCAG GTATTGGTTTGTACTAGCACATTGGCTTGGGGTGTGAACCTTCCTGCACATCTAGTTATTATCAAG GGAACAGAATATTATGATGGAAAATCAAAGAGATACATTGATTTTCCAATCACAGATATTCTACAAATGATGGGTCGTGCAGGTCGACCACAGTATGATCAACATGGAAAAGCAGTTATTCTTGTTCATGAACCCAAAAAGAGCTTTTATAAGAAG TTTTTGTACGAACCATTCCCGGTTGAGAGTAGTCTGAAGGAGCAGTTGCATGACCATATAAATGCTGAGATAGTTTCGGGCACCATTTGTCATAAAGAGGATGCAGTGCACTATCTTAGCTGGACATATTTGTTTCGTAGGCTG ATGGTAAATCCTGCTTACTATGGATTGGATAGCATGGAACCTGAAATTCTAAGTTCGTACTTGTCTAG GTTAGTACAAAGCACATTTGAGGATCTTGAGGATAGTGGATGCATAAAGATGAACGAAGACAGTGTGGAGCCAATGATGCTGGGCTCAATAGCTTCTCAGTATTACCTCAGCTACATTACTTTATCAATGTTTGGCTCAAATATAGGTCCAGATACGTCACTTGAA GTATTTTTGCATATCCTTTCTGCGGCTTCCGAGTATGATGAACTTCCTGTGCGGCATAATGAG GAAAACTACAATGCTGCTCTATCCGAGAGGGTTCGATATAAGGTGGACAAAGATCGACTTGATGATCCACATGTGAAGGCGAATTTACTTTTTCAG GCACATTTTTCTCAGTTGGAATTACCTATCAGTGACTACATTACTGACTTAAAGTCTGTGTTGGATCAAAGTATACGCATTATTCAGGCCATGATTGATATATGTGCTAACAGTGGATGGCTATCAAGCTCGatcacatgcatgcgtttattGCAAATGGTCATGCAG